In the Pseudonocardia cypriaca genome, one interval contains:
- a CDS encoding acyltransferase family protein has product MTPREQAGGHPVAGPGLATGYRPELQGLRALAVVLVAVYHVWVGRVSGGVDVFFVVSGFLLTGQLVRAAERGGFNVRRRWLRSLARLVPAAAVVLVVTAVAAALVLPEGRWGQTVREIVAAALFLENWQLAADSVDYAARNNVASVAQHFWSLSVQVQAFLLWPLLFAVVALACRKAPGKLHRSATTALLGVFAASLVYSVELTIANQPLAYFHTLTRLWEFALGGLLALHGDRIVLPRRARVAAGWTGVAGLVACGAVIPVAHAFPGVAALWPTGCAALVLLAGRTGAPLGADRILTSPPARYLGDLSYGLYLWHWPILVLYLQASGEAPVGLGAGALIIGAATALAAVTHECVEKPLARRRGGPRHQIRITVVCTAAVLAVALAWQVAAALRVDPEAVLGDDEHPGAGALLSDEQVPPAPLLPSAMAVTEDWVRIERWDCTPMAGFPMDVCAQPLLVAEDTQEPVQPDRRIVVVGDSHAQQLTGALLPIAQQHNWQIITIIRGACPFSTASEVVPDEADCLAWNAAAADEIRAMRPDAVVTLASRDVRVGQTEQTPAGFVEQWRRLDAEGIPVLALRDNPRFDHSVPDCVQTRPDDIDGCGVDRAQVYAPTPPWANLPDIPPNVSFVDIADAVCTADRCPPVIGNVFVYMDDNHLTASYSTSMSNLLANRIEERLGW; this is encoded by the coding sequence ATGACGCCGCGTGAGCAGGCGGGCGGGCACCCGGTCGCGGGACCGGGTCTCGCCACCGGCTACCGCCCGGAGCTGCAGGGCCTGCGCGCGCTCGCGGTCGTCCTCGTCGCCGTCTACCACGTCTGGGTGGGCCGGGTCTCCGGCGGCGTCGACGTGTTCTTCGTCGTCTCCGGGTTCCTGCTCACCGGGCAGCTGGTGCGGGCGGCCGAGCGCGGCGGGTTCAACGTCCGGCGGCGGTGGTTGCGCAGCCTCGCCCGCCTCGTCCCGGCTGCGGCGGTGGTGCTCGTCGTCACCGCGGTGGCGGCCGCGCTGGTGCTGCCGGAGGGCCGCTGGGGCCAGACCGTCCGCGAGATCGTGGCGGCGGCCCTGTTCCTGGAGAACTGGCAGCTCGCGGCCGACTCGGTGGACTACGCCGCGCGCAACAACGTGGCGAGCGTCGCGCAGCACTTCTGGTCGCTGTCGGTGCAGGTCCAGGCGTTCCTGCTCTGGCCGCTGCTGTTCGCCGTGGTCGCGCTCGCCTGCCGGAAAGCGCCCGGGAAGCTGCACCGCTCCGCGACGACGGCGCTGCTGGGGGTGTTCGCGGCCTCGCTGGTCTACTCGGTGGAGCTGACCATCGCCAACCAGCCCCTCGCCTACTTCCACACCCTCACCCGGCTCTGGGAGTTCGCGCTCGGTGGGCTGCTCGCGCTGCACGGGGACCGGATCGTCCTCCCGCGGCGAGCCCGCGTCGCCGCCGGCTGGACGGGTGTGGCCGGCCTGGTGGCGTGCGGCGCGGTGATCCCGGTCGCGCACGCCTTCCCCGGTGTGGCGGCGCTGTGGCCGACCGGCTGCGCGGCGCTCGTGCTGCTGGCCGGCCGCACCGGCGCGCCACTGGGCGCCGACCGCATCCTCACATCACCGCCTGCCCGCTACCTGGGCGACCTCAGCTACGGCCTCTACCTGTGGCACTGGCCGATCCTCGTGCTGTACCTGCAGGCGTCCGGGGAGGCACCGGTCGGGCTCGGCGCGGGCGCTCTGATCATCGGTGCCGCCACGGCCCTCGCCGCCGTCACCCACGAGTGCGTCGAGAAGCCCCTCGCCCGCAGGCGCGGCGGCCCGCGTCACCAGATCCGGATCACGGTGGTGTGCACGGCCGCCGTGCTCGCCGTCGCGCTCGCCTGGCAGGTGGCGGCCGCGCTGCGCGTCGACCCCGAGGCCGTGCTCGGCGACGACGAGCACCCCGGCGCCGGCGCGCTGCTGTCGGACGAGCAGGTCCCACCTGCGCCGCTCCTGCCCTCTGCGATGGCGGTCACCGAGGACTGGGTGCGGATCGAGCGGTGGGACTGCACGCCGATGGCCGGCTTCCCGATGGACGTCTGCGCGCAGCCGCTGCTCGTGGCCGAGGACACGCAGGAACCGGTGCAGCCCGACCGCCGGATCGTGGTCGTGGGCGACTCGCACGCCCAGCAGCTCACCGGCGCGCTGCTGCCGATCGCGCAGCAGCACAACTGGCAGATCATCACGATCATCCGCGGCGCGTGCCCGTTCTCCACGGCGTCCGAGGTGGTGCCGGACGAGGCCGACTGCCTGGCCTGGAACGCCGCAGCCGCCGACGAGATCCGCGCGATGCGGCCGGACGCCGTGGTCACCCTCGCCTCGCGCGACGTGCGCGTGGGGCAGACCGAGCAGACGCCCGCCGGGTTCGTCGAGCAGTGGCGCAGGCTGGACGCGGAGGGCATCCCGGTGCTCGCGCTGCGGGACAACCCGCGGTTCGACCACTCGGTGCCCGACTGCGTGCAGACGCGCCCCGATGACATCGACGGCTGCGGCGTCGACCGCGCGCAGGTCTACGCTCCGACGCCGCCGTGGGCGAACCTGCCCGACATCCCCCCGAACGTCTCCTTCGTCGACATCGCCGACGCCGTCTGCACCGCCGACCGCTGCCCACCGGTGATCGGCAACGTTTTCGTCTACATGGATGACAACCACCTCACGGCGAGCTACAGCACCTCGATGTCAAACTTGCTGGCGAACCGGATCGAGGAGCGCCTTGGCTGGTAG
- a CDS encoding DsbA family oxidoreductase yields MTTIEVWSDLLCPFAYVGLLRLRRARTRLGLDVRIEHHTFPLELFNGPHPRRGTDTEAVGLGQIEPEAGFRVWTAADDLYPHTVLLAAEAVHAASAQSLVAGEELDLALRRAFWTESRSISHRQVILDVAATVPQVDLDELAVALDDGRHRRRVTADFAVAGTDAIPASPTLRLPDGTTVTNPGIDVHWQGPWAEGFPVVAAHDAGVYDELLRRAA; encoded by the coding sequence ATGACCACGATCGAAGTCTGGTCCGACCTGCTGTGCCCCTTCGCCTACGTGGGGCTGCTGCGGTTGCGCCGCGCCCGCACCCGGCTCGGGCTCGACGTCCGGATCGAGCACCACACGTTCCCCCTCGAGCTGTTCAACGGGCCGCACCCGCGCCGAGGCACCGACACCGAGGCGGTCGGGCTGGGGCAGATCGAGCCCGAGGCCGGGTTCCGGGTGTGGACGGCCGCCGACGACCTCTACCCGCACACCGTGCTCCTCGCGGCCGAGGCCGTGCACGCCGCGAGCGCGCAGAGCCTGGTCGCGGGCGAGGAGCTCGATCTCGCGCTGCGGCGAGCGTTCTGGACGGAGTCGCGGTCGATCAGCCACCGGCAGGTGATCCTCGATGTCGCCGCCACCGTCCCCCAGGTCGACCTCGACGAGCTGGCCGTCGCGCTCGACGACGGGCGGCACCGCCGCCGCGTCACGGCCGACTTCGCCGTCGCCGGCACGGACGCGATCCCCGCCAGCCCCACGCTGCGCCTCCCGGACGGCACAACGGTCACCAACCCGGGCATCGACGTGCACTGGCAGGGGCCGTGGGCCGAGGGGTTCCCGGTCGTGGCCGCCCACGACGCCGGCGTCTACGACGAACTGCTCCGGCGCGCGGCGTGA
- a CDS encoding tetratricopeptide repeat protein: MPVRTGAADRGTVHELAVRNARAAALFSAGNAKEAVDLFEDTLRGCRALLGGDHHATLTVAGNLGVARVSAGKRRDGIHLIAENVADRARVLGDDDPRTLTARDALAVAYRLAGDVDDAVELSGQVSAQRRRTLGAAHPDTLTSRMGLARAQAAAGDLEAATALLSAAVHDAEQALPPRHPHLTALVECAEAIGMTRREG, from the coding sequence ATGCCGGTGCGGACCGGCGCTGCCGACCGGGGCACCGTCCACGAACTCGCAGTCCGGAACGCACGCGCGGCCGCCCTCTTCTCGGCCGGCAACGCGAAGGAAGCCGTCGACCTGTTCGAGGACACGCTGCGCGGCTGCCGCGCGCTGCTCGGAGGCGACCACCACGCCACGTTGACCGTCGCGGGCAACCTCGGCGTGGCGCGGGTATCGGCCGGCAAGCGGCGGGACGGGATCCACCTGATCGCGGAGAACGTCGCAGATCGCGCGCGCGTGCTCGGCGACGACGACCCCCGCACCCTCACCGCCCGCGACGCCCTCGCCGTGGCCTACCGGCTCGCGGGCGACGTGGACGACGCCGTCGAGCTCTCCGGCCAGGTCTCCGCGCAGCGCAGGCGCACGCTCGGCGCGGCCCATCCCGACACGCTCACCTCGCGGATGGGCCTGGCGCGAGCGCAGGCCGCGGCCGGTGACCTGGAGGCGGCCACCGCCCTGCTGAGCGCGGCGGTGCACGACGCCGAGCAGGCGCTCCCGCCGCGCCACCCGCACCTCACCGCCCTCGTGGAGTGCGCCGAAGCCATCGGCATGACCCGCCGCGAGGGGTAG
- a CDS encoding LysM peptidoglycan-binding domain-containing protein, with translation MNQPDHERLRRELESAATEARSDAGGRRRVTGRQALIGLVAAVPIAAAVIAAITASQSGGAEPAAPTTPVGQPPSEPAAPPPPSPRPTPPRAPATSTGPDVPQRPEPSQPQSPRPQPPEPGPPPDEDRPMAHTVQPGETLARIALRYQVPLEQIAEQNGIADPDRIQAGDNLEIRPAPPNEIVIPAGATLTGLASRHNVTVSHLLRLNPQIADSDRIAAGGRLRIS, from the coding sequence ATGAACCAGCCCGATCACGAGAGGTTGCGGCGCGAGCTCGAGTCCGCCGCCACCGAGGCGCGCAGCGACGCCGGCGGGCGTCGCAGGGTCACGGGCAGGCAGGCGCTGATCGGGTTGGTGGCCGCCGTGCCGATAGCCGCCGCGGTGATCGCGGCGATCACGGCATCCCAGTCCGGTGGGGCCGAACCCGCCGCCCCCACCACACCGGTCGGGCAGCCCCCGAGCGAGCCGGCCGCCCCGCCGCCCCCGTCACCCCGGCCGACACCACCGCGGGCACCGGCCACGTCCACGGGCCCCGACGTCCCGCAACGCCCCGAGCCCTCGCAACCCCAGTCGCCACGGCCCCAACCGCCGGAGCCCGGGCCGCCACCGGACGAGGACCGGCCGATGGCCCACACCGTGCAGCCCGGGGAGACGCTCGCCCGCATCGCACTGCGGTACCAGGTGCCGCTCGAACAGATCGCCGAGCAGAACGGGATCGCCGACCCCGACCGGATCCAGGCGGGCGACAACCTCGAGATCCGCCCGGCGCCACCCAACGAGATCGTGATCCCCGCGGGTGCCACCCTCACCGGGCTGGCCTCGCGCCACAACGTCACGGTCTCCCACCTGCTGCGGCTCAACCCGCAGATCGCCGACTCGGACCGCATCGCGGCCGGTGGGCGGCTGCGCATCTCCTAG
- a CDS encoding MBL fold metallo-hydrolase, which produces MNLRRVVVGALETNCWIVSAGGEALVVDPGDRPERILAATADLRVTAILLTHAHFDHVLAVPALVDAWRVPVLAHPAESPVWPHELATVRRDGHWDAGTATTELLARDPARLAPPDRLWDGAFTPVHEGVLPIGPLTAHVLHTPGHTPGGISLLVDGHLLSGDTLFPGGPGLTGPPLSDFATIVGSVRTLLALPGDTRIHPGHGRDTTVAAERPQLPGWISRGW; this is translated from the coding sequence GTGAACCTGCGCCGGGTCGTCGTCGGCGCGCTGGAGACGAACTGCTGGATCGTGTCCGCCGGCGGCGAGGCACTGGTCGTCGACCCCGGGGACCGGCCCGAGCGCATCCTGGCGGCCACCGCGGACCTGCGCGTGACCGCCATCCTGCTCACCCACGCCCACTTCGACCACGTGCTCGCGGTGCCCGCACTGGTCGACGCGTGGCGGGTGCCCGTGCTGGCCCATCCCGCCGAGTCGCCGGTGTGGCCCCACGAGCTCGCCACCGTCCGGCGGGACGGGCACTGGGACGCCGGCACCGCAACCACGGAGCTGCTCGCCCGCGACCCCGCACGGCTCGCGCCACCCGACCGGCTGTGGGACGGCGCGTTCACCCCGGTGCACGAGGGGGTCCTCCCCATCGGGCCCCTCACCGCCCACGTGCTGCACACCCCGGGCCACACGCCCGGTGGGATCAGCCTGCTCGTCGACGGTCACCTGCTGAGCGGGGACACCCTCTTCCCCGGAGGACCGGGCCTCACCGGCCCGCCGCTCTCCGACTTCGCCACGATCGTCGGCTCGGTGCGCACGCTCCTCGCGCTCCCGGGCGACACCCGCATCCATCCCGGCCACGGCCGCGACACCACGGTCGCGGCCGAACGCCCCCAGCTGCCCGGCTGGATCAGCCGGGGCTGGTGA
- a CDS encoding amino acid permease, protein MSTPISPKTRERDTARSDEALLLRLGYSQVLYREMGGFSNFAISFTIISVLAGCLTSYNLAFNNGGPVVVTWGWLVVGGFCVLVAMAMAEIASSMPTAGALYFWASRLGGPAWGWFTGWFNLLGQIAVTAAIQYGCATFTTALLNLWFPSLVGTDTTTIFITFTVIVVAQLGLNLLNVNLLSKFNTLSAWWHMAGVALIVVILLIVPTEHQSAAFVFGEVVNNSGFSDSAIWFVFGIGLLMAQYTVTGYDASAHMSEETRGASRATALGMIWAVVASVAFGFVLLVAITFAVPDVQGVLDAAGMSVVYIWTESTNAAWAEFMLIISVGAQWFCGTASVTSASRMLFAFSRDRAVPFSRLWRRVGANRVPVNSVLAIAVTAWALMIPTLANGVVGYAVGTSIAVIGLYIAFALPIILRIKAGDKFEPGAWSLGKHWKWVSRIAVVWIAVVCVLFLLPLTPNGVPGTEGFSWESMNYAPLTVGGAVVLFGGWYVLSARKWFTGPVQEARAQEQLQAMQQQQQREMPRQPVRQPVRPY, encoded by the coding sequence ATGTCGACCCCCATCAGCCCCAAGACGCGAGAGCGCGACACAGCGCGCAGTGACGAGGCGCTGCTGCTGCGCCTGGGTTACTCCCAGGTGCTCTACCGCGAGATGGGTGGGTTCTCCAACTTCGCCATCTCGTTCACGATCATCTCCGTCCTGGCGGGCTGCCTCACCTCGTACAACCTCGCGTTCAACAACGGCGGCCCCGTGGTGGTGACGTGGGGCTGGCTGGTGGTCGGCGGGTTCTGCGTGCTCGTCGCGATGGCGATGGCCGAGATCGCCTCCTCCATGCCCACCGCGGGCGCGCTCTACTTCTGGGCGTCGCGGCTCGGCGGCCCGGCATGGGGCTGGTTCACCGGCTGGTTCAACCTGCTCGGCCAGATCGCGGTCACAGCCGCCATCCAGTACGGCTGCGCGACGTTCACGACCGCGCTGCTGAACCTGTGGTTCCCGAGCCTCGTCGGCACGGACACGACGACCATCTTCATCACGTTCACCGTGATCGTGGTGGCTCAGCTGGGCCTCAACCTGCTCAACGTCAACCTGCTGTCGAAGTTCAACACGCTCTCGGCGTGGTGGCACATGGCGGGCGTGGCGCTGATCGTCGTGATCCTGCTGATCGTGCCCACCGAGCACCAGTCGGCCGCGTTCGTGTTCGGTGAGGTCGTCAACAACTCCGGCTTCTCCGACTCGGCCATCTGGTTCGTCTTCGGCATCGGGCTGCTGATGGCGCAGTACACCGTCACCGGGTACGACGCCTCGGCCCACATGAGCGAGGAGACGCGGGGGGCGTCCCGCGCCACCGCGCTCGGCATGATCTGGGCCGTCGTCGCGTCGGTGGCGTTCGGCTTCGTGCTCCTCGTCGCGATCACGTTCGCGGTGCCGGACGTGCAGGGCGTCCTGGACGCCGCCGGCATGTCGGTGGTCTACATCTGGACCGAGTCGACCAACGCGGCGTGGGCCGAGTTCATGCTGATCATCTCGGTCGGCGCGCAGTGGTTCTGCGGCACGGCGTCGGTGACCTCGGCGTCGCGGATGCTGTTCGCGTTCTCCCGCGACCGCGCGGTGCCGTTCTCGCGGCTGTGGCGCCGGGTCGGCGCCAACCGCGTGCCGGTGAACTCGGTGCTGGCCATCGCCGTCACGGCGTGGGCGCTGATGATCCCGACGCTGGCCAACGGCGTGGTCGGCTACGCGGTGGGCACCTCGATCGCGGTGATCGGCCTCTACATCGCCTTCGCGCTGCCGATCATCCTGCGCATCAAGGCGGGCGACAAGTTCGAGCCGGGCGCGTGGAGCCTCGGCAAGCACTGGAAGTGGGTCTCCCGGATCGCGGTCGTGTGGATCGCGGTCGTGTGCGTGCTGTTCCTCCTGCCGCTCACGCCGAACGGCGTCCCGGGTACGGAGGGGTTCAGCTGGGAGTCGATGAACTACGCCCCGCTGACGGTGGGCGGGGCGGTCGTCCTGTTCGGCGGCTGGTACGTCCTCTCGGCCCGCAAGTGGTTCACCGGCCCCGTGCAGGAGGCCCGCGCCCAGGAGCAGCTCCAGGCGATGCAGCAGCAACAGCAGCGCGAGATGCCTCGCCAGCCGGTGCGCCAGCCCGTCCGCCCGTACTGA
- a CDS encoding right-handed parallel beta-helix repeat-containing protein codes for MESRYRRRVPWWSLLALVAVALVLPSAGVGTPIVMGFDQDLVRPTQPAAPVDCAAGNVVCLTGDSKSRLTVTRSDVIYDGRGFSSVGITVNASNVVVQNFNFTNCAGNCIWMRGTGNVAQDNRISQVYFAGDDIDGLRFFGNDTKILRNQFFDIRKGPEHDAHVDCMQTWASPSTGGGSSGALIAGNVCRGRDLHQCIMVEGPGSSDGGGGGPGVTRDWVIEANYFQCYANQTVALRDAHGFVIRYNTFAGAGNKAIQQTDGTSGIVIQNNVLGPGYRRLTGD; via the coding sequence GTGGAGTCGAGGTACCGGCGGCGGGTGCCGTGGTGGTCGCTGCTCGCGCTCGTCGCGGTGGCGTTGGTGCTGCCGTCGGCCGGGGTCGGCACGCCGATCGTGATGGGGTTCGACCAGGACCTGGTTCGCCCCACGCAGCCCGCCGCGCCCGTGGACTGCGCGGCGGGCAACGTGGTGTGCCTGACGGGGGACTCGAAGTCGCGGCTCACCGTGACGAGGTCCGACGTGATCTACGACGGCCGCGGGTTCTCCTCGGTCGGGATCACCGTCAACGCCTCCAACGTCGTGGTCCAGAACTTCAACTTCACGAACTGCGCCGGCAACTGCATCTGGATGCGGGGCACCGGCAACGTCGCCCAGGACAACAGGATCTCCCAGGTGTACTTCGCCGGGGACGACATCGACGGCCTCCGGTTCTTCGGCAACGACACGAAGATCCTGCGCAACCAGTTCTTCGACATCCGCAAGGGCCCTGAGCACGACGCCCACGTGGACTGCATGCAGACGTGGGCGTCCCCGTCGACCGGCGGGGGGAGCTCCGGGGCGTTGATCGCGGGCAACGTCTGCCGCGGCCGCGACCTCCACCAGTGCATCATGGTCGAGGGTCCGGGGTCGTCGGACGGTGGTGGCGGCGGGCCGGGGGTCACCAGGGACTGGGTGATCGAGGCGAACTACTTCCAGTGCTACGCCAACCAGACGGTCGCGTTGCGCGACGCCCACGGCTTCGTCATCCGGTACAACACGTTCGCAGGCGCGGGCAACAAGGCCATCCAGCAGACGGACGGCACGTCGGGGATCGTGATCCAGAACAACGTCCTCGGCCCGGGTTACCGCAGACTGACCGGCGACTGA
- a CDS encoding ABC transporter ATP-binding protein yields MNESAQGYRAQPLTWRRLAGPTAVVVGAMVVVAAVAETAGAVVAGRVAESPGVGLVWLLGALLVGATILDTAGRTAFSGVIGRAEGRLRADLLHAALHQPLPVLEEQAVGEMLDRVDDDARQLGALMRRTGWQLSHAALRSVLAWVVAGLTWWPAWFAFPVVALLAAALVRPLTAVVAERKLAEEAAWSDHSAQLEEAVAGRDDVRSSLGQPHVVRQYAVRAREVLQRVAATCAASTRVGLRAGLVLSGMLAALAVAGAALVSGGGLGVAELVTLWLLFTTFAGQLNHISMQMPEVQAGLGALQRIRSLLAAQQEPVGGRPVPAGPAAVEVRDLTFGYPGGFALRSVHLTVPAGTTCALVGRTGAGKSTLAKLLSRAVEPPPGTVFLAGQDVTATDLHDLRRAVGVVTQRTEILAATLEENITLFADDVPPAAVEAAVDALGLAEWVAALPDGLQTRLGAGGTTLSAGEEQLVAFARLLVRDVAVVVLDEATARMDPQTERRVTRAADRLLAGRTGILVAHRLSTTRRCHAVAVLDRGRVVQHGERARLAAEPGPFRDLLAAAGDGEPAAEHAARFTPAVRRPPKPAPPAVRARLARTVVRTMFAHPRWGVLGGFAFLVASLLGAYGAVTGWLWGRLVGTLEQGGSPWDETAALAATLLFAPLTLAVAFRTYPLWWSAVTLRTRLAVLRGQTMQRRLARTPAGEVVARALDSDRLVLYVDRWVDVTNGVVVVLVTAVAAQSLLAGAVLGTVLVVSAAVSAVGAPLAGSSARVAGDARARFGGALVSVLDAARTVKLAAATEAVQAYLGRVDERRVAATVREQRVRMLLEGAPALLTQLGVVAAWAVHLAGTWDLATALLVSTAVAGSGWFGMVFGAAVTEAPVARRWLQAMADLAGDADIIRVPPGVDLPTGAAPAPEPAGRVPLKRLSLDRVTAVHDDGTVGVQDVSLAVDAGSLVLLTGRVGSGKSSLLASLAGLVDHEGSIRWNDLEVDDPELFLRPGQVAYVGQVPRVLSGSFSDNIALDHDRRLQDALDDARLEADVEDAGGHGALIGHRGVRLSGGQVQRLALARALATEAELLVADDVSSALDARTEVELWEALRRRGVTVVGCSSKRSALARADCVVVLEDGRVAATGTWSELAGRWGHLAG; encoded by the coding sequence ATGAACGAGAGCGCGCAGGGGTATCGGGCGCAGCCGCTCACCTGGCGCCGCCTCGCCGGTCCCACCGCGGTGGTGGTCGGGGCGATGGTCGTCGTCGCCGCCGTCGCCGAGACGGCGGGCGCCGTGGTGGCGGGGCGGGTCGCCGAGAGTCCCGGCGTCGGGCTCGTCTGGCTGCTCGGCGCGCTGCTGGTCGGCGCCACGATCCTCGACACCGCCGGACGCACCGCCTTCTCCGGGGTGATCGGCCGCGCGGAGGGACGGTTGCGGGCCGACCTCCTGCACGCCGCGCTCCACCAGCCGCTGCCGGTGCTGGAGGAGCAGGCCGTCGGCGAGATGCTCGACCGCGTCGATGACGACGCCCGCCAGCTCGGCGCCCTGATGCGGCGCACCGGCTGGCAGCTCAGCCACGCCGCGCTGCGGTCCGTGCTGGCCTGGGTGGTGGCCGGGCTCACCTGGTGGCCCGCCTGGTTCGCCTTCCCGGTGGTCGCGCTGCTGGCGGCCGCCCTGGTGCGCCCGCTCACCGCGGTCGTCGCCGAGCGCAAGCTCGCGGAGGAGGCCGCGTGGTCGGACCACTCCGCCCAGCTGGAGGAGGCCGTCGCTGGCCGTGACGACGTGCGCTCATCGCTCGGGCAGCCGCACGTCGTGCGCCAGTACGCGGTCCGGGCGCGCGAGGTGCTGCAGCGGGTCGCCGCCACCTGCGCCGCCTCCACGCGCGTCGGCCTGCGCGCCGGGCTGGTGCTGAGCGGGATGCTCGCCGCGCTCGCCGTGGCGGGCGCCGCCCTCGTCAGCGGGGGCGGGCTCGGGGTGGCCGAGCTCGTCACGCTGTGGCTGCTCTTCACCACGTTCGCAGGCCAGCTCAACCACATCAGCATGCAGATGCCGGAGGTGCAGGCCGGCCTCGGCGCGCTGCAGCGCATCCGCAGCCTCCTCGCTGCGCAGCAGGAACCGGTCGGCGGGCGCCCGGTGCCGGCCGGACCGGCGGCCGTGGAGGTCCGCGACCTCACGTTCGGCTACCCGGGCGGCTTCGCGCTGCGCTCGGTCCACCTCACCGTGCCCGCCGGCACCACGTGCGCGCTGGTCGGGCGCACCGGCGCCGGCAAGTCCACGCTCGCCAAGCTGCTCTCGCGAGCCGTGGAGCCGCCACCGGGCACGGTGTTCCTCGCCGGCCAGGACGTCACCGCCACCGACCTGCACGACCTGCGCCGGGCCGTCGGCGTGGTCACCCAGCGCACCGAGATCCTCGCGGCCACCCTCGAGGAGAACATCACGCTCTTCGCCGACGACGTCCCCCCGGCGGCGGTGGAGGCCGCCGTCGACGCACTCGGCCTGGCCGAGTGGGTCGCCGCACTGCCCGACGGCCTGCAGACCCGTCTCGGCGCAGGCGGCACCACCCTGTCCGCGGGCGAGGAGCAGCTGGTCGCCTTCGCGCGGCTGCTCGTGCGGGACGTCGCGGTCGTCGTGCTCGACGAGGCCACCGCGCGCATGGACCCGCAGACCGAACGCCGCGTCACCCGGGCCGCCGACCGGCTCCTCGCGGGACGCACCGGCATCCTCGTCGCGCACCGGCTCTCCACCACCCGCCGCTGCCACGCGGTCGCGGTGCTCGACCGCGGGCGCGTCGTCCAGCACGGCGAACGCGCCCGGCTGGCCGCCGAGCCCGGACCGTTCCGGGACCTCCTCGCCGCGGCAGGGGACGGCGAGCCCGCGGCCGAGCACGCCGCCCGGTTCACCCCGGCCGTCCGCCGCCCGCCGAAACCCGCTCCCCCGGCCGTGCGCGCGCGGCTGGCCCGCACGGTGGTGCGCACGATGTTCGCCCACCCGCGGTGGGGAGTGCTCGGCGGGTTCGCGTTCCTCGTCGCGTCGCTGCTGGGCGCCTACGGGGCGGTCACGGGCTGGCTGTGGGGGCGGCTCGTGGGCACCCTCGAGCAGGGCGGGTCGCCGTGGGACGAAACCGCCGCGCTGGCCGCCACACTGCTGTTCGCGCCGTTGACCCTGGCCGTGGCGTTCCGCACCTACCCCCTGTGGTGGTCGGCGGTCACGCTGAGGACCCGCCTCGCCGTGCTGCGCGGGCAGACCATGCAGCGCCGCCTGGCCCGCACTCCCGCGGGCGAGGTGGTGGCGAGGGCGCTCGACTCCGACCGCCTCGTGCTCTACGTCGACCGCTGGGTCGACGTCACCAACGGGGTTGTCGTCGTGCTGGTCACGGCCGTCGCCGCGCAGAGCCTTCTCGCGGGCGCGGTCCTCGGCACCGTGCTGGTCGTGTCCGCGGCGGTGTCGGCCGTCGGCGCCCCGCTGGCCGGATCGTCGGCCCGGGTGGCAGGCGACGCGCGGGCCCGGTTCGGCGGCGCACTGGTGTCCGTGCTCGACGCCGCGCGCACCGTGAAGCTCGCGGCGGCCACGGAGGCCGTCCAGGCATACCTGGGGCGCGTGGACGAACGCCGCGTCGCGGCCACGGTGCGGGAGCAGCGGGTGCGCATGCTGCTCGAAGGCGCGCCCGCGCTGCTCACGCAGCTCGGCGTCGTCGCGGCGTGGGCGGTGCACCTCGCCGGCACCTGGGACCTCGCCACCGCACTGCTGGTGAGCACCGCCGTGGCCGGGTCCGGCTGGTTCGGCATGGTGTTCGGTGCGGCCGTCACCGAGGCCCCGGTCGCGCGGCGCTGGCTGCAGGCGATGGCCGACCTCGCAGGCGACGCCGACATCATCCGCGTGCCGCCCGGCGTCGACCTGCCGACCGGCGCCGCGCCCGCACCCGAGCCGGCCGGCCGGGTGCCGCTCAAGCGGCTCAGCCTGGATCGCGTCACCGCCGTGCACGACGACGGCACCGTCGGCGTGCAGGACGTGAGTCTCGCGGTGGACGCCGGCTCGCTCGTCCTGCTCACCGGGCGGGTCGGGTCGGGCAAGTCCAGCCTGCTCGCCAGCCTCGCCGGGCTGGTCGACCACGAGGGCAGCATCCGCTGGAACGACCTCGAGGTCGACGACCCGGAGCTGTTCCTGCGCCCCGGCCAGGTGGCCTACGTCGGCCAGGTACCGCGCGTGCTGTCCGGCTCCTTCTCCGACAACATCGCGCTCGACCACGACCGGCGGCTGCAGGACGCGCTCGACGACGCCCGCCTGGAGGCCGACGTCGAGGACGCGGGCGGACACGGCGCCCTGATCGGCCACCGCGGCGTGCGGCTGTCCGGCGGGCAGGTGCAGCGCCTCGCGCTCGCCAGGGCGCTCGCCACCGAGGCCGAGCTGCTGGTCGCCGACGACGTCTCCTCAGCGCTCGACGCCCGCACCGAGGTCGAGCTGTGGGAGGCGCTGCGCCGCCGCGGCGTCACGGTGGTGGGCTGCAGCTCGAAGCGCTCCGCGCTCGCCCGCGCCGACTGCGTGGTCGTGCTGGAGGACGGCCGGGTGGCGGCCACCGGGACCTGGTCGGAGCTGGCCGGGCGGTGGGGACACCTGGCGGGCTAG